Sequence from the Neptunomonas japonica JAMM 1380 genome:
GGCAAGCTGTCCGAGATCGTTTCAGGGCTATTTTCCTGACATCTATCACCACCGTGGCAGGAATGATTCCTTTATTGTCAGAAACCAGCTTACAGGCTCAGGTGTTAGTGCCACTCGTTGCCAGTGTGGTTTTTGGTATGCTATCCGCTACATTGTTATTGCTACTAGTACTACCGGCCTCTTATGCAATACTCGAAGACCTTGGTTTTACTGAACTAGATAGCGTAGGTGATGATAAACCTACTTTAGCCATTCCTGCATGAATACCAAATAATTGTAATATGAGAAAGCTGTGACCTAGTGATTCACAATCCCAGCCTATCATTAACGCACATGCTAATAGCTAGTCTATACTTTTATCCAACATTGGCTGTTTGGTCAAAAAAAGGGAAAAAAAGAGACTGCGATGCGATTACTATGCTCTTTATTGCTAGTAATCTTTGGCTTTTCTTTTCAGGCGTCAGCATCCGAAAACAGTGATACAAGCCGGTTAACAAAGATCACTGCTCAGAAGATGATTCGCGTTTGTATTTGGCCAGAGTATTACAACATCACTTACCGAAACCCGAAAACACTACAGCTTTCGGGCCTTGATTTTGATATGGCCAACGAACTCGGTAAAGACTTGGGGGCATCAGTACAATTTGTAAACAGCTCTTTTTCAAAAGTAACAGAAGATATTGCGCATGACCGATGTGATATTGCCATGTTCGCTATTGGTATCACTCCTCACCGAAAAGAAAAGCTGCGTTTTAGCCAGCCTCACCTGAGCAGTGATATTTATGCGATCACATCCAAAAGTAATCCACGTTTACAAAATTGGCACGATATAGACCAACCTTCCTCAGTCGTGGCTGTCAGTAAGGGATCCTTGCACGAATTTTTCATGAAGAAATCCCTAAAGTCTGCAAAGCTATTAATACTCAACCAGCCTTTTGCCCGTGAGTTAGAGGTTCGTTCAGGCAGGGCGGATGTTTTTATGACTGATTATCCATATAGCCGACGCTTTTTAGAGACCGATGATTGGGCTAAGCTGATATCCCCCCCCGCCAACTACCATAGAACATCCTATGCATATGCGATGAAACACGGGGATGACATCTGGTATGAACGTGTTGAAAGCTTCATGAGGGACATTAAACAAGATGGTCGGTTAATGCTGTCTGCTAAACATCACAAATTATCAAGCATCCTCTTACCATGAACTCGCAATCCAAGCAGTTGCGTAACGCATATATCACTGCGGTTGTATTTTTCGTGACGGTAATTATTGTCATTACTTGGTATTCCTTATGGAGACTACGTGAAGAAACAGCTGCCGGGATGCAAGAAGTATCAACGATGCACACTCGAAGTTTTGAAGACTTTCTCACCCAAAATTTGCGTTTAGCCGAATTAGCCACAACCAATATCGCTAATATGGACAGCAGGAAAAAGAATTTTTTCAATATAGAAAGATCTCTGCGGGCAACGCTTAAAAACAACCCTGCGCAACGCTCAATTTCACTTTTGAACGAGCAAAACCGTATCATTGTGAGCTCTAACCGAGCAAATGTTGGCGTTATCATCAATAC
This genomic interval carries:
- a CDS encoding ABC transporter substrate-binding protein, which produces MRLLCSLLLVIFGFSFQASASENSDTSRLTKITAQKMIRVCIWPEYYNITYRNPKTLQLSGLDFDMANELGKDLGASVQFVNSSFSKVTEDIAHDRCDIAMFAIGITPHRKEKLRFSQPHLSSDIYAITSKSNPRLQNWHDIDQPSSVVAVSKGSLHEFFMKKSLKSAKLLILNQPFARELEVRSGRADVFMTDYPYSRRFLETDDWAKLISPPANYHRTSYAYAMKHGDDIWYERVESFMRDIKQDGRLMLSAKHHKLSSILLP